Proteins encoded together in one Telopea speciosissima isolate NSW1024214 ecotype Mountain lineage chromosome 4, Tspe_v1, whole genome shotgun sequence window:
- the LOC122657549 gene encoding E3 ubiquitin-protein ligase ATL31-like: MTNEMKENKQNKRSILHLFGCDGASHHGLTCIYLFLLFQSLPYAAAQGSNQPPPVDAYGFNANFSPSMVIILIVLISAFFFMGFFSIYIRQCSENRNGGSVRPNFMGGGMSRRANRGLDEAVLETFPTFEYSVVKGLKLGKGALECAVCLNEFEDDEMIRLLPKCDHVFHPECIDAWLSNRTTCPVCRADLVPVPGETPAITVPEQDLEGASEGEIRRSETVDAENEEVEVSIHVISEEEAPRQAPEVINPVQIPMQNRPTRSRSTRPRYAGRFPRSHSTGHSLVQPGEDMERFTLRLPDEVRKQIMNKRLNRTRSMVVFPRVGSSRRGYRVTGEGSGRGSRFQRLEMGEKQEGWVFSMTPPFFMRAASARSQKMTAEGDPPVTNPLPPLPPRPFRSSLRGSRKSDGIGQSSTRPPV, from the coding sequence ATGACGAACGAAATGAAGGAAAACAAGCAGAACAAACGTTCGATACTCCACCTGTTCGGCTGTGACGGAGCAAGTCACCATGGACTCACCTGCATCTACTTGTTCTTGCTGTTCCAATCGTTACCGTACGCCGCTGCACAGGGTAGTAATCAACCGCCACCTGTCGATGCATATGGCTTCAACGCCAACTTCAGTCCTTCCATGGTCATTATACTCATCGTCCTTATTAGTGCATTCTTCTTCATGGGCTTCTTCTCCATCTATATCCGTCAGTGTTCCGAGAATCGTAACGGCGGAAGCGTGCGCCCTAATTTCATGGGCGGCGGAATGTCACGAAGGGCAAATCGCGGGCTCGACGAGGCTGTGCTCGAAACCTTTCCAACCTTCGAATACTCAGTCGTGAAAGGGCTCAAATTGGGGAAAGGAGCGCTAGAGTGTGCCGTATGCTTGAACGAGTTTGAAGATGACGAGATGATTCGATTGCTTCCAAAGTGCGACCATGTGTTCCACCCCGAGTGTATCGATGCTTGGTTGTCTAATCGAACGACGTGCCCTGTCTGTCGAGCTGATCTCGTGCCTGTACCAGGCGAAACACCTGCAATTACAGTGCCAGAACAGGATTTGGAAGGTGCATCAGAAGGGGAAATCCGGAGATCGGAAACAGTGGACGCAGAGAACGAAGAAGTTGAAGTTTCCATTCATGTAATAAGCGAAGAAGAAGCACCAAGACAGGCGCCAGAGGTAATTAATCCGGTTCAGATACCAATGCAGAACCGGCCAACGAGATCAAGATCGACGAGACCAAGATACGCTGGGAGATTTCCGCGGTCGCATTCGACGGGGCACTCGCTGGTTCAACCGGGAGAGGATATGGAGCGATTCACCCTCCGGCTTCCTGACGAAGTGAGGAAGCAAATCATGAACAAGAGGCTGAACCGGACCAGGAGCATGGTGGTGTTCCCAAGAGTAGGGAGTTCAAGGAGAGGTTACCGGGTGACCGGAGAAGGGAGTGGTAGAGGATCGAGGTTTCAGAGGCTGGAAATGGGGGAGAAACAGGAGGGATGGGTGTTCTCGATGACACCTCCCTTCTTCATGAGGGCGGCTTCAGCTCGTTCGCAAAAGATGACAGCCGAAGGTGATCCTCCGGTGACTaatcctcttcctcctcttcctccaagACCCTTTAGGTCGTCGTTGCGAGGGAGCAGGAAATCTGACGGAATAGGGCAGTCTTCCACTCGCCCTCCGGTTTGA